A genomic segment from Clostridium pasteurianum BC1 encodes:
- a CDS encoding helix-turn-helix domain-containing protein, which translates to MEILSIGEKIKRSRIYKGYTLKDICGKKISVSKMSCIENGKIKPDNWILELVASKLGINIEYLKKDVREQLEFNLEKIKNGHNKTDQGDVLRYNLEYAEEYKYYDIAFEFMHMLFNYYLDIKDTKSCQINTARHYNLCRRSGNEKNKLLYYMDIGRYFYAENEYFQAANYYNNVRKTLTEKECKDYDFLSNVIYEEANCHFMMKDCEKAYEILTRLVDIIDFIHDGEHKAKIFNLLGILSIKMNNGKFEDFEKKSYELCKNHKSLKAEFIYSYGCAMLETDISDKAYKYVNESIALYPTDNKKNFVHFMINVIETLIEIDKISQAQDICDKVLNYSIDLHEDMFIEKSYYFKALIMYKEKNIEMSEMYMNLSLDILMRIGNKNQIKNRYMEMGILYFEMNNTSESIKYFSLALNSNKRV; encoded by the coding sequence ATGGAGATACTATCTATTGGAGAGAAAATTAAAAGGTCTAGAATATATAAGGGATATACCTTAAAGGACATATGTGGGAAAAAAATATCGGTTTCCAAAATGAGTTGTATAGAAAATGGGAAAATAAAACCAGATAATTGGATATTGGAATTAGTAGCCTCTAAATTGGGAATTAATATTGAATATTTAAAGAAAGATGTAAGAGAACAGTTAGAATTCAATTTAGAGAAAATTAAAAATGGACATAATAAAACTGATCAGGGAGATGTTTTAAGGTATAATTTAGAATATGCAGAGGAATATAAATATTATGATATAGCCTTTGAATTCATGCATATGCTTTTTAACTACTATTTAGACATAAAAGATACCAAGTCCTGTCAAATTAATACAGCCAGGCATTATAATTTATGTAGAAGATCTGGCAATGAAAAAAATAAATTATTATATTATATGGATATTGGAAGATATTTTTATGCGGAAAATGAATATTTTCAAGCTGCAAATTACTATAATAACGTAAGAAAAACTTTAACAGAAAAAGAATGTAAGGATTATGATTTTCTCAGTAATGTAATTTATGAAGAAGCAAATTGTCATTTTATGATGAAGGATTGTGAAAAAGCTTATGAAATTCTCACAAGGCTTGTTGATATAATAGATTTTATTCATGATGGTGAACACAAGGCTAAAATTTTTAATTTATTGGGTATACTTTCTATTAAAATGAATAATGGAAAATTTGAAGATTTTGAAAAAAAATCCTATGAATTATGTAAAAATCATAAATCTCTTAAAGCAGAATTTATTTATAGCTATGGATGTGCAATGTTAGAAACAGATATTAGTGATAAGGCTTATAAATATGTAAATGAGTCTATAGCCTTATATCCTACAGATAATAAGAAAAATTTTGTTCATTTTATGATTAATGTAATTGAAACTTTAATTGAAATAGATAAAATTTCACAGGCACAGGACATATGTGATAAAGTATTGAATTATTCGATAGATTTGCATGAAGATATGTTTATTGAAAAGTCTTACTATTTTAAAGCATTGATAATGTATAAGGAAAAAAATATTGAAATGAGCGAGATGTATATGAATTTGTCTTTAGATATTCTCATGAGAATAGGTAATAAAAATCAAATCAAGAATAGATATATGGAGATGGGTATTTTATATTTTGAAATGAATAATACTTCTGAATCAATAAAATATTTTAGTCTTGCTTTAAACTCAAATAAAAGAGTTTAA
- a CDS encoding helix-turn-helix domain-containing protein translates to MEILSLGEKIKRRRKDLNMTLKDLARDRITPGQISLVESGKSNPSMDLLEYLALALNTSVEYLMESEETQAEKVCVYYENIAEAHILNNEFKLGEQFLESAMYYAEKYKLDYRKARNLYLRAVISMTEKEMGLAQQYFLAANAIFIKLNYQEEVVKTYLKLGTITLNLNAYHSSCSYFQQAEKVFQENNIGDDFLLGQIYYFTALIYFRLDNIDKSINYSYLAKEKFEEINNIKEYAKTLLLLSKEYIKKEDLNNAIKYSKKSLEVFRENSENEYIGDIENDLGRLFYEFENIEESFAHLNRAKEIRIDNKNAIIETLSNICENYIKLKDVENSRKTLEEILSNVSDESDSNIIKYYLLKYRVDILDKNIKHAEETLLMALQYAENMSLTEQIGEISIITGKFYIDNGDDKKAAQYLNHGVETFKELGIIKYL, encoded by the coding sequence ATGGAGATACTGTCTTTAGGTGAGAAGATTAAAAGAAGAAGAAAAGACCTTAATATGACCTTAAAAGATTTAGCAAGAGATAGAATTACTCCAGGCCAAATAAGTCTTGTAGAATCTGGAAAGTCAAATCCCAGTATGGATCTCTTGGAATATTTAGCACTAGCTTTAAATACATCTGTAGAATATTTAATGGAATCTGAAGAAACTCAAGCAGAGAAGGTTTGTGTTTACTATGAAAATATTGCAGAAGCACATATTTTAAATAATGAGTTTAAATTAGGAGAACAATTTCTTGAAAGTGCTATGTATTATGCAGAAAAATATAAGCTAGATTATAGAAAGGCAAGAAATTTATATCTTCGTGCAGTAATAAGTATGACGGAAAAAGAAATGGGCTTGGCACAGCAATATTTTTTGGCTGCAAATGCAATATTTATAAAACTTAATTATCAAGAAGAGGTTGTTAAAACATATTTGAAATTAGGAACAATAACATTAAATTTGAATGCATATCATTCTTCCTGTAGTTATTTTCAACAGGCAGAGAAGGTTTTTCAGGAGAATAATATAGGAGATGACTTTTTATTAGGCCAAATATATTATTTTACAGCATTAATATATTTTAGATTAGATAATATAGACAAATCTATAAATTATAGTTATCTTGCCAAGGAAAAGTTTGAAGAAATTAATAATATTAAAGAATATGCAAAAACACTTCTGTTACTTTCAAAGGAGTACATTAAGAAGGAAGATCTAAATAATGCCATAAAATATTCTAAAAAATCTCTTGAAGTATTTAGAGAAAATTCGGAAAACGAGTATATAGGTGATATTGAAAATGATTTAGGAAGATTATTTTATGAGTTTGAAAACATTGAAGAATCTTTTGCCCATCTTAATAGGGCTAAGGAAATAAGAATTGATAACAAAAATGCTATTATTGAAACATTATCTAATATATGCGAAAATTATATAAAATTGAAGGATGTAGAAAACTCTAGAAAAACTCTTGAGGAAATTTTGAGTAATGTTTCTGACGAAAGCGATAGTAATATTATAAAGTATTATTTATTAAAGTATAGGGTGGATATTCTAGATAAAAATATAAAACATGCAGAAGAAACTTTATTAATGGCTTTGCAGTATGCAGAAAATATGTCCTTAACAGAACAAATAGGAGAGATTTCTATTATTACAGGAAAATTTTACATAGACAATGGTGATGATAAAAAGGCTGCCCAATATTTGAATCATGGAGTGGAAACATTTAAGGAACTTGGAATAATAAAATACTTATAA
- a CDS encoding YtxH domain-containing protein, which produces MRGKFIKGITTGALIGAAAGMLIAPGLNRNTRKKIRTSRRFISNAAEDIFDNVRHWID; this is translated from the coding sequence ATGCGTGGAAAATTTATAAAGGGAATAACAACAGGAGCATTAATTGGAGCGGCAGCAGGAATGCTTATTGCGCCAGGCCTAAATAGAAATACTAGAAAGAAGATTAGAACATCAAGACGATTTATTAGTAATGCTGCTGAAGATATTTTTGACAATGTAAGGCATTGGATAGATTAA
- a CDS encoding viroplasmin family protein: MGKKVYAIKEGYDFQENRRIENRIVNTWAECLKYVKGVKGAVYKSFEDINSAKNYLNEKSKLLKKGVDVYPTDCLHIYVDGSYNKETERYAYGLVAVRDNIVEYIESGVSKDNSQKSIRQIAGELEAALKAVEYALRIGDNKVVIFHDYAGISYHATGFWETREESSIRYHNKINELIDEGIDVIFVKVDSHTGDFYNELVDEKCKEKVNIKSDKVVEKWLLHNNLKVKDDNIKEEILAIAPKGKNNIEVVKGNNAERETFKFSNIINNYKSDKEETKKFIANLSDLQKVKFITYLLDKHDS, translated from the coding sequence ATGGGAAAAAAAGTTTATGCTATTAAAGAAGGATATGATTTTCAGGAGAATAGGAGAATCGAAAATAGAATAGTAAATACCTGGGCAGAATGTCTTAAATATGTTAAAGGTGTTAAGGGTGCTGTATATAAGAGCTTTGAAGATATAAATAGTGCAAAGAACTATTTGAACGAAAAAAGTAAACTGTTAAAAAAGGGAGTTGACGTCTACCCGACAGATTGCTTGCACATTTATGTAGATGGAAGCTACAATAAGGAAACTGAAAGATATGCCTATGGCCTAGTTGCAGTGAGAGATAATATAGTAGAGTACATTGAAAGTGGAGTATCAAAGGACAATTCTCAAAAAAGTATAAGACAGATAGCGGGAGAATTGGAAGCTGCTTTAAAAGCTGTTGAGTACGCATTAAGAATAGGAGATAATAAAGTAGTTATATTTCATGATTACGCTGGGATCTCTTATCATGCCACAGGATTTTGGGAGACAAGAGAGGAATCTTCTATAAGGTATCATAATAAAATAAATGAATTAATAGATGAAGGCATTGATGTAATATTTGTAAAAGTGGATAGCCATACTGGAGATTTCTACAATGAACTTGTAGATGAAAAATGTAAAGAAAAAGTAAATATTAAATCTGATAAAGTTGTAGAAAAGTGGCTTCTCCATAACAATTTAAAGGTAAAAGATGATAATATTAAGGAAGAGATATTGGCAATTGCCCCTAAGGGAAAAAATAATATAGAGGTTGTGAAAGGTAATAATGCTGAAAGGGAAACATTTAAATTTAGTAATATTATAAATAACTATAAAAGTGACAAAGAAGAGACTAAAAAATTTATAGCTAATTTATCCGATTTACAAAAAGTAAAATTTATTACTTATTTATTAGATAAACATGATTCTTAA
- the msrA gene encoding peptide-methionine (S)-S-oxide reductase MsrA, translated as MKKIVLAGGCFWGVEAYFNNISGVMKTKVGYANGNTENPNYEGVCTHSTGYAEACYIEYNEENITLEKLLEAYWIIVDPTVKDRQGNDIGNQYRTGIYYIDEEDYKAILKSVEREQEKYDSNIVTEILALKNFYDAEEYHQRYLQKNPNGYCHIPRELLR; from the coding sequence ATGAAAAAAATTGTATTGGCAGGAGGATGTTTTTGGGGAGTAGAAGCTTATTTTAATAATATATCAGGTGTTATGAAAACAAAGGTAGGATATGCTAATGGAAATACAGAAAATCCAAACTATGAGGGGGTTTGTACACATAGCACAGGATATGCAGAGGCATGCTATATAGAATATAATGAGGAAAATATTACTTTAGAAAAATTATTAGAAGCATATTGGATAATTGTAGATCCTACTGTAAAGGATAGGCAGGGAAATGATATTGGTAACCAATATCGCACAGGAATTTATTATATAGATGAAGAAGATTATAAAGCTATATTAAAGTCAGTTGAAAGAGAACAAGAGAAATATGATAGTAATATAGTTACTGAAATTTTAGCTTTAAAAAATTTCTATGATGCAGAAGAATATCACCAGAGGTATTTACAAAAAAATCCCAATGGATATTGTCATATACCAAGGGAATTGTTAAGGTGA
- a CDS encoding MFS transporter, which translates to MKKYNNVEKSWILYDCTISTYSMIIITTILPIYFRMIFENTGGSTAMATAYWGYSNSIGRLLIAIAAPILGTIADYKGYKMSFFKVFCIAGIVFTALMAGVPDSAWILLLVIFILSTIGNSGSNIFYDAFLVDVTSKKKMDMLSSIGFAAGYLGNIVAFAICMSIVILAGMHIIPISVSEACKITFIITAVWCTIFSLPMIKNVKQVYGIEREPKIVVNSFKRLFFTIKNIKQHKNLLIFLVAYFFFIDGVNTIITMATSFGADLGISSTTMLIVLLFTMIVAFPCAIIFGKLSEKFGGKKMLYFGIIIYSIICIYANFVHNSVGFWILAMLVATSQGGIQALSRSYFGKLAPKEKNNEFFGFYNIFGRFAAILGPFMVALATQITGKTSKGIFSILILFIIGGLILTRVSDKDSESTEEYPNENLAVRE; encoded by the coding sequence ATGAAAAAATATAACAATGTGGAAAAAAGCTGGATATTATACGATTGCACTATATCAACTTATAGCATGATAATTATAACTACTATACTTCCAATATATTTTAGAATGATATTTGAAAATACAGGAGGATCAACGGCCATGGCCACGGCCTATTGGGGTTATTCAAATTCCATAGGTAGATTATTAATAGCAATTGCTGCACCTATACTTGGAACTATAGCTGATTATAAGGGATACAAGATGAGCTTTTTTAAGGTGTTCTGTATTGCCGGAATAGTTTTTACTGCTCTTATGGCAGGGGTGCCAGATTCTGCATGGATTTTGCTATTAGTAATTTTTATATTAAGTACCATAGGAAATTCTGGCAGTAATATATTTTATGATGCCTTTTTAGTTGATGTAACTTCAAAGAAGAAAATGGATATGTTATCTTCCATTGGCTTTGCAGCCGGATACTTAGGAAATATAGTGGCCTTTGCTATATGCATGAGTATAGTCATATTGGCTGGAATGCATATAATACCAATATCTGTATCAGAGGCATGTAAAATAACTTTTATAATAACAGCGGTATGGTGTACCATATTTTCCTTGCCTATGATCAAAAATGTAAAACAGGTTTATGGTATTGAAAGAGAGCCTAAAATCGTAGTTAACAGTTTTAAAAGATTATTCTTTACCATTAAAAATATAAAACAGCATAAAAATTTATTGATATTTTTAGTTGCCTATTTCTTTTTTATCGATGGAGTAAATACTATAATAACTATGGCTACTTCCTTTGGGGCTGATCTGGGTATAAGTTCAACAACTATGCTCATCGTATTATTATTTACAATGATAGTGGCATTTCCATGTGCCATTATATTTGGCAAACTTTCTGAAAAATTTGGAGGAAAGAAAATGTTGTATTTTGGAATAATAATATATTCAATTATTTGTATTTATGCAAATTTTGTTCATAATTCGGTAGGTTTTTGGATTTTAGCCATGCTAGTAGCAACTTCCCAGGGTGGAATACAGGCATTAAGCAGATCCTATTTTGGAAAACTAGCACCTAAAGAAAAAAATAATGAATTTTTTGGATTTTATAATATATTTGGAAGGTTCGCAGCAATTTTAGGACCTTTTATGGTTGCATTAGCCACTCAAATTACAGGAAAGACTAGTAAGGGAATCTTTAGTATTTTGATTTTATTTATTATAGGAGGATTAATTTTAACTAGAGTTTCAGATAAAGACAGTGAAAGTACTGAAGAATATCCAAATGAAAATCTAGCTGTTAGGGAGTAA
- a CDS encoding ectonucleotide pyrophosphatase/phosphodiesterase has protein sequence MERICKYLYVISLDGLSTLDFEYISTLSNFKSFIDSSAYCKNVYSVYPTLTYPAHASIVTGRYPKNHGIVNNTLLQLNRKSPDWYWHSKNIKGDTIYDLAVKNGMVVGALLWPVTAKAKIQYNMPEIFANRPWENQIIVSLFNGNPIFQYQLNKEFGHLRDGIKQPNLDNFTHQSLLYTIKNKNLDLTLAHYTDLDSTRHKYGFYSEEAKLALKRHDKRIGEIVQTLKDKGIYEESTIILLGDHSSIDENKIIDLNVLLREKGYIQVDGKGKILDYKAIVKNCDGSAYIYTKGVDEGMLKEILQKFNDKYDCIEAIYSREEAIDFGADPECYLMLEAKEGYYFQDGIAGEIIKEVNSDSIENGEGYTLSTHGYSPFKNDYTTVFIAAGRGIKKGNIIEKMNLVDEAPTIAKLLGLEIQNVDGKVVDDLIEEGAVSKGINIH, from the coding sequence ATGGAAAGAATATGTAAATACCTATATGTAATATCTCTAGATGGATTATCTACCTTAGACTTTGAATATATAAGTACTTTATCAAATTTTAAAAGTTTTATAGACTCATCAGCCTATTGTAAAAATGTCTATAGTGTATACCCTACACTGACATATCCAGCTCATGCAAGCATTGTTACAGGTAGGTACCCTAAAAATCATGGCATAGTAAATAATACATTACTACAGTTAAATAGAAAATCTCCTGATTGGTATTGGCATAGTAAAAATATAAAGGGAGATACAATTTATGATTTAGCTGTGAAAAATGGAATGGTAGTAGGTGCCTTGTTGTGGCCAGTAACGGCAAAAGCTAAAATACAATATAATATGCCAGAAATTTTTGCTAATAGACCTTGGGAAAACCAGATAATAGTTTCATTATTTAATGGAAACCCTATATTTCAGTACCAGTTGAACAAAGAATTTGGACATCTAAGAGATGGAATAAAACAACCCAATCTTGATAATTTTACCCATCAATCATTACTATATACCATAAAAAATAAAAATTTAGATTTAACTTTAGCCCATTATACGGATTTAGATAGTACAAGACATAAATATGGATTTTATTCTGAGGAAGCAAAGCTTGCTTTGAAAAGGCATGATAAGAGGATTGGAGAGATAGTGCAGACTCTTAAAGATAAGGGAATATATGAAGAAAGTACAATTATACTTTTAGGAGATCACAGTAGTATAGATGAGAATAAGATAATTGATCTCAATGTACTTTTAAGGGAAAAAGGATATATTCAGGTGGATGGTAAAGGAAAAATATTAGACTATAAAGCCATAGTTAAAAATTGTGACGGTTCAGCCTATATATATACAAAAGGTGTGGATGAGGGGATGCTGAAGGAAATCCTACAAAAATTCAATGACAAATATGACTGTATAGAGGCAATTTATTCAAGAGAAGAAGCTATAGATTTTGGAGCAGATCCTGAATGTTATCTTATGCTTGAAGCAAAGGAGGGATACTATTTTCAAGATGGGATAGCTGGAGAAATAATAAAAGAAGTAAATAGTGATAGTATAGAAAATGGTGAGGGGTATACTCTTTCTACTCATGGATATTCACCCTTCAAGAATGACTATACTACTGTATTTATAGCAGCTGGTAGGGGGATAAAAAAGGGAAACATTATTGAAAAAATGAATCTTGTAGATGAAGCACCAACTATTGCTAAACTGTTAGGATTAGAAATTCAAAATGTTGATGGAAAAGTTGTAGATGATTTAATTGAAGAAGGGGCTGTCTCAAAAGGAATAAATATTCATTAA
- a CDS encoding methylglyoxal synthase yields the protein MSIDKLGKQKKIALVAHDNRKEDLISWADQNKDILCKHFLCGTGTTAKLISERTGLEVKGFKSGPMGGDQQIGASIVNEEIDFMFFFWDPLTSQPHDPDVKALLRISVLYDIPIAMSRSTADFLLKSPIMGEEYDRHVIDYYNRIRKDNF from the coding sequence ATGAGTATTGATAAATTAGGTAAACAAAAAAAAATTGCATTAGTTGCTCATGATAATAGAAAAGAAGATTTAATAAGTTGGGCAGATCAGAATAAAGATATTTTATGTAAACATTTTCTGTGCGGAACTGGTACTACTGCAAAGCTTATTTCTGAAAGAACTGGTTTAGAAGTAAAGGGTTTTAAAAGCGGACCTATGGGAGGGGATCAGCAAATTGGTGCAAGCATAGTTAATGAAGAAATAGATTTTATGTTCTTTTTCTGGGATCCATTAACATCACAACCCCATGATCCAGATGTAAAAGCTCTTCTTAGAATTTCTGTTCTATATGATATTCCTATAGCTATGAGTAGATCTACAGCGGATTTCTTATTAAAATCTCCTATTATGGGTGAGGAATATGATAGACATGTAATAGATTATTATAATAGAATAAGAAAAGATAATTTTTAG
- the larA gene encoding nickel-dependent lactate racemase, which yields MIDIPYSTKTLKINIEDKNLKGILVSKAEDYKVNGSQEHIVNRALDNCIGSKSLEELVKDKNNMVIITSDHTRPVPSSITMPILLNRIRKINPNIDITILIATGFHRPTNREEMINKFGKNIVEKEKIINHISTDESSLVNVGVLPSGGQLLLNKLAVETELLIAEGFIEPHFFAGFSGGRKSILPGIASANTIMANHCSEFINNEYARTGVIDNNPIHKDMLYAAEKAKLAFILNVVIDADKNIINAFAGDSKLAHEAGCKFLMKLSSVKKIDADIVVSSNGGYPLDQNIYQAVKGMTAAEATCRKGGVIIMIAACNDGHGGESFYHTIVNSKGPKELLERILKVPRNKTIPDQWEIQILARILSNYTVIMVTDMCDANMIKDMHMEHAYNFEDALKRAYDIKGKDAEVVVIPNGVAVVVRND from the coding sequence ATGATTGACATTCCTTATTCAACAAAAACACTGAAAATAAATATAGAAGATAAAAATTTAAAGGGGATATTGGTATCTAAAGCGGAGGATTACAAAGTTAATGGCTCACAGGAGCATATAGTAAATAGAGCACTTGATAACTGTATAGGAAGCAAAAGCTTAGAGGAACTGGTAAAAGATAAAAATAACATGGTTATTATAACTAGTGATCACACAAGGCCGGTTCCCAGCAGTATTACTATGCCTATTTTACTTAATAGGATAAGAAAGATAAATCCCAATATTGATATAACTATACTTATTGCTACCGGGTTTCATAGGCCGACAAATAGGGAAGAAATGATAAATAAATTTGGGAAAAATATAGTAGAGAAAGAAAAAATTATAAATCATATTTCTACTGATGAAAGTAGTTTAGTAAATGTTGGTGTATTGCCCTCAGGCGGACAGCTTTTATTGAATAAATTAGCAGTGGAAACAGAATTATTAATAGCAGAAGGCTTTATTGAACCTCATTTTTTTGCAGGATTTTCAGGAGGAAGAAAAAGTATTTTACCAGGTATAGCATCGGCAAATACTATAATGGCAAATCATTGCTCAGAATTTATTAATAATGAGTATGCTAGAACTGGAGTAATAGACAATAACCCTATTCATAAAGATATGCTGTATGCTGCTGAAAAGGCAAAATTGGCATTTATTTTAAATGTGGTTATAGATGCTGACAAAAATATCATAAATGCTTTTGCTGGTGATAGCAAGCTGGCTCATGAAGCAGGTTGCAAATTTCTTATGAAGCTTTCCAGTGTAAAAAAAATAGATGCCGACATTGTAGTTTCCAGTAATGGAGGATATCCTTTGGATCAAAACATATATCAGGCAGTTAAGGGGATGACAGCGGCTGAAGCTACCTGTAGAAAAGGTGGAGTTATTATTATGATAGCAGCCTGTAATGATGGTCACGGTGGTGAATCCTTTTACCATACTATTGTCAATTCAAAAGGTCCCAAGGAACTTCTTGAAAGAATATTAAAGGTCCCTAGAAATAAAACTATACCAGATCAATGGGAAATTCAAATTTTAGCAAGAATTTTAAGTAACTACACTGTAATTATGGTTACAGATATGTGTGATGCTAATATGATAAAAGATATGCATATGGAGCATGCCTATAATTTTGAGGATGCTTTAAAGAGGGCCTATGATATAAAGGGTAAGGATGCAGAAGTGGTAGTTATTCCCAATGGGGTGGCTGTAGTTGTGAGAAATGATTAA
- a CDS encoding isopropylmalate/homocitrate/citramalate synthase produces the protein MGINIVDTTLRDGEQKAGIALSVDDKVEIAKLISEMGVYQIEAGIPAMGGDEKLSVTKIAALGLKSKIAAWNRMSTEDIDTSIECGVDIIHISSPVSDLQIKSKLEKDRTWIIENLKKSVAYAKDKGYDVTVGLEDSSRADLDFFIKLCKMVYDLGVERVRYADTVGIMEPKELFNQIKRIRNAVPIDIEIHIHNDFGMAIANSLAAIEAGAKYADCTITGMGERAGNCDFSKFAKVIYELTGEKLWHGKFEDLIEKEQQIKKIIKLDQ, from the coding sequence TAGCTTTAAGTGTAGATGATAAAGTAGAGATAGCTAAGCTTATCAGTGAAATGGGAGTATATCAAATAGAGGCGGGAATACCTGCTATGGGCGGCGATGAAAAATTAAGTGTAACAAAAATTGCAGCTTTGGGACTTAAGAGTAAAATAGCAGCCTGGAATAGAATGAGTACTGAAGATATTGATACTTCCATAGAGTGTGGAGTCGATATAATTCATATATCTTCACCTGTATCAGATCTACAGATAAAATCAAAATTAGAGAAAGACAGAACCTGGATTATAGAAAATTTAAAAAAGTCTGTTGCCTATGCAAAAGATAAAGGTTATGATGTAACTGTAGGTTTAGAAGATTCTTCTAGAGCAGATCTTGATTTTTTTATTAAATTATGTAAAATGGTTTATGATTTAGGTGTTGAAAGAGTAAGATATGCGGATACTGTAGGGATTATGGAACCTAAAGAACTTTTTAACCAGATAAAAAGAATAAGAAATGCAGTGCCAATAGATATAGAAATACACATTCATAATGATTTTGGAATGGCAATTGCCAATTCTTTGGCAGCAATTGAAGCTGGGGCAAAATATGCCGATTGTACTATTACAGGTATGGGAGAGCGGGCAGGCAATTGTGATTTTTCAAAATTTGCCAAGGTCATTTATGAACTTACAGGTGAAAAATTGTGGCATGGAAAATTTGAAGATTTAATTGAAAAAGAACAGCAGATAAAAAAAATAATAAAGTTGGATCAGTAA